Below is a genomic region from Eupeodes corollae chromosome 1, idEupCoro1.1, whole genome shotgun sequence.
TGGTGGCCATTAAAATGATGAAGTggttcacacataatgtcaacgttgaaactttataacaaaaaagttcgtttgaataaaattaaaatgatcttCCTAAATTTGTAGTCAAACCCGCTTAGGTGGATttataagttaaagttaaattgactttttttttgtatttagataAGCATAGGGCATCACAGTggaaaaaatacgttttaattCAACTGAAGAATGAAATAAGGGAAATATTATAATCAATTGTGTTTTCATTGGATCccctaatatattttttaaagaaaaagtgagtttaaatcaaatttagtTATTTCCTTTAAATAACGTTAAGGTTCTTCTCAAGTAATTAAGGGCCATTGCctgaattactgaatattggtagaaattaagttttagttttgtagtttttgctcaacaaattttaaacccCAAAATGTTCCTTTTACACCATAGACCTTTATGTTCTCAAATAGtttccattaaaaatatattgtctGCTGCTACATTACGTATCCTTCCACGTTTGTGTAAACAACAAGTTTTAACTGCACGTAGAATTAAATGGGTGTGTTTGTTTGCATAATTTGTCAGCCTATACACCGTCGTCACAAAATACTCTCAAACTCTGCTGTGTCTGCATTTATATTCCAAAATAAGGGCATTGTTTTTGGaatgaagttttttaaaaaaaaaaaagaatccgcAACTTGGTTTGGTCGTCATAAATTGTACTTTATACCTATGTACTCTCGCGCTACACCATCATATACAAAAACCAAATCAGTGTCAGTGGTGGAGAATATGGCGGCGGCAGCAACGATGAGAATACCATCAGCGACTCCCATTTGAATCCTTTTCCAGCTGAAATCTGACACTTTCCATATAGAAATGTATAACTAAGGGTACGTATTTATACCGCAAACAGAGGCCATGTGATCTGACCATGTGACCAACAGCGTTACCCAACGCTGCCGCACCATCAACAAATGCCCCCCAGCAGTCTCCACCGAACCGACTGTCGACGAGGACAACGACAACTATGGCGGCGCATGCAATTCATAaagaaactttaattaaattttctgcaCAGGATACTCGTTCTCTTGGGATGTTTTAGTCAACTACATTACAAAATCCTCCACAAAACCATGCCATACCTACCTACTCCGTCAATTGCAACACTTTGAGTGCACTCGCAACTCATTCCCGCCGTCTGTCGTCACAGACATCCATGTCCATGGAACTGGATGCAACTATTATACAGGGAAACAGAAGTACACTAAACATAACATAGGAGGCGTATACAAGAATCCTCTTGTTGTCCATCCGTAGACCGTAGTCGTTTTCGTAGTCCGTTGTCGTCCGGAAATTGTGCAGAAAAGTTTGTCCCGCTTCGCCCGCTAAATAATGGTGTTTGTGTGTGTGCAGATTTTATATATCCTTAACGATtttccttatgtttttttttttgtctgtgatAATGTTTGCAGAAAGAACACCAGCGCATCAGCTATAACGGAAAGGACAATggatgtgtttttgtttgcagTTTTGCGTTATATACGGACgtacattatttttgttctgtttggtaatttttaagggACGAGAACTTTTCCAGGAGACTTCACCAAGAACACaggaaatccaaacaaaaacacgCACCTAATTAGGACGTTTTGTGGACTTGTTGCGGATGTTGGACGATAGCACAAAGAGATACAACATCCGGTTGAGACACACAAAAAGAGGAGCGGGAATTTTTCTgtttaatataacaaaaacaaaaaaaaatacgagtacatacttatatttataatgaAAGAATTGTATGGAGAAAGTTGATGGTGAACATAATGAGAAATGAAAAGCCTTCAGGACATTTTATtgtgttgaattatttttattgctgtTCTTTAGATGTCAAATGGGTGCGgcagttttttgaaaactcaacataaacaaacacaaacttAAGAGAAAGATACTTATTCGTCCAGAAGATATACCTAGGCTGGTGGAACATCAAAAACCACAGGATTTCGTCCGTTGGGACTAGTTAGTGATTTAAAGAATCATCGCTTttgtaaaaactgaaaatattgctttgaagccttaagttttgaagaaaaccCAAGGATTTCTCGTTGATCTTTGGaactatgaagtttttaaacgatattacattttaaataaaaacttagaccttttttaaattcagttaaGACAAGAACTTACGTTGGCAGATCACCCAGCAACATCGTATATTCGCCGATTGAGTGcttgagaagtttttttttttataataaacatacaCTCAAGGGgaaggtttaaaaggagatgtcggtgcacattagttttgaattcctgaatattgcaatgactaggaaagacagagtatggtaaggcattccacattcgcttagtacggctaaagaacgaatctctgtatttgacagtacggccgaagttggactcgagggtatattgatgagcattcctagaagcgcgagtattacggttgaactgtttaaggggaggaatgcagctgatTATTTCActtgagcataaaccgttaaaataacggtaaaaaagagtCAGACAAGAGGCCTTACGACGACGTtgaagcgaagtaaatgaacttatgatgatattatcatctatatCAATTtcaatgctctacgttcaatactatccaagaggctttagtaagttgcaggagcaccagcccagagatgggagttatactcaagctttggacgtataaaaGTCTTGTAGAaaaagccagatcagaaggggtgaaatatttcttacatCGCCTAAGggaacccaaacaccttgcggcattttagGCAACATCACGTATGCGATCATTttacaagaggtggttggtgacacacaaaccgagaatatcgaggtgttcactCATcagccatccatggataatggcaatgggggtatatctcgctttaacgatgcaagacagcattgggatttcgaagcattaaattccacgtggttttttaatccccattgaacaacgctgtttaggtcggaatttaatgagcttatcatattttgtccccgtggcatgatggttagtgcgttggactgtcatgcaaggggtcttgggttcaatccctgcctgtgccagcttaatttaaaaaaataattttcgcgggtactgcctcttgcgaggaattgacaaatccttcaagagtaattcttgtcatgaaaaagtgctttctcaaaatagccgttcggattcggccttaaattgtaggtcccttccattcctgacaacagtactcgcacacaggaatggttgagagttgtaagtcactaggccctggttcacaacggactgttgcgccaccccatttgatttgatttgatttatcatattttgtcgttgcagttccacatccgaagtaGAGGGATGCAagtcttaaaacgaatatgaaaagctaaaagtactattgtcagcgaaacaatgtattggattagatgttgcagacaggagatcataaataaaaatgagaaagagtgttgaagATAAAACAgggccctggggcacaccagcatttattttatggttttcaaacttgaaaCCATTCAATattacttgtattgaacgatccgaaaggtaattactaatccaatgaagcagggattcaaaTAAGCTGGTACAACTGTTAGCGTAAGGGGATACATTCCACACAAGCAAGGAAACAAGCgcaatttttaagaagtttcCTAGCCGTttcattttcgttaaaaaaaagataGGGTTTTTGCAACTAGTTGGCTGATATTGTTTCCCACTGTTAATGGCACATTTCtttcttaacaataaaataaacaatctatatttaatgaaatctcttattttacaattgaacaaatttaaaactttctagCAACTCCAGTAAAGCTTCTATTCGTTTCCTTTACAAATAGTTGCCTAAAAAGTGTTGATCTTTAATGTTATTTCCATAATTCCAGcttatatttgctttaaacgTCATTATTGATTACTCATGCAAGATAAAAATCGATGTTTTCTCCCAAAGGGAAAtcgatataaattaaaaaacttatttttttttgttacatcatttgtattcatacatttttagaaaataccATTTTCTCTATAgcaaatttgtaatttaaatgcaGTTTCACACTTTTCGGCACCCTTCTCTTTTTTGCAGATATCATAAATTTCCCTTGCTTTCTTCTCGCCAACAgttccaataaataaatccaTAACCTTTTCTTCTTGCAGAACACCATCGATCAATGTACCTTCACTTTCTTGGAAGCAATTGAAGAAAcactttgatttttcattaACATCAGCAAAAGTCTTAGCTTGCACTAATTGCTTAAAATCTGCATCATTtaagtttaattcttttttgcaAAACGTTACGTGTTCCATGGCTTGTTCTGGTGTTAGTCCGGCAAgcttaaattttaatagaattcATAGAAACACAAATTTCCAAGTATTGATTGATTAGTTGAGTACTTACAACACTTTGTGCAGCAAAAGCAGCTAACAAAGCAATTACTAAGATtgacttcattttaattttagtaatttatgGGAGTATATTTTTCACAAGTGACAAAATTAAACTGATAGCAGCTTTTAATAATTCATcgctttttatgtaaaaaacaaacttctAACCTCCCTCTATTGTTATCATACTTTGCACAGCTGTTAATAGATAGTTAATTGTTTGAGcgtatttaattttatcatcCCACCCAAGCTGAAATTAATACTCATTTGTTTTGATGACATAgacgttttttcgttttgtaaACATTGCAGTGAATCAGCTAAAATTGTATACGTAATAATTGCTTCATTATCATTTAACTTTACTCGTATATCATATCTTGACTTCCCCAATAATGAGCTAACAATCAATATTTAATGACAACCAGGAAGATATTTTCAACTGATCTAACTTATAAAAGGTTtatggaaaaaatttaaattgtattttttatcaacaaataaataataataatcaaatttaatttcaaaataatgagtTCTGAGAAAATGACTgtcttttacttatttttaagcATAAGTTTGATTGGTAGTCGGAGCaaatatgttgaaaatattttttttttttggaaaaaatacctTCAATGGAATTTTGCCAAGAATattaattgttgaaaacaatagtgtGTATAGAACTGAAAAGATTAAAATagaagacaatatttaaaagtattctcaaatttttcgtctaaaaaaaaaaaaacaattaaataatattttgcaaaatccGTATTCGGAATAAGTTGtaacttaatttgtttgtagGAAGAACTGCCAATacaatttgcttttttaattttataacatgTCATTAACATTGTATTTCGTAGTAAAAACTTATTGTGATTCTTTGTTTTAGACCAAAGATTCcagctgaattttttttttataaaaaggcgTCCAATGAACTTCCCAAAAACTatatttgagtttaattttGGGGAATTCAATGATTTCGATGTTTGAATGTTAACATTGGATAAGAAATACAAAGTCAGAAAAAATTATCACAtagaaacataaacaaattttaaacctcTAAAAGTAGCAAAAAACTAAGTTTTGAGGCAAtactaaatacatttttataagtgCAAACTCAGTCGATTACCGAATCTCTTTAAACTTAAGAACTGATAAAGAGAGTTGAAATATGCTGTAGTTTAAGgattatttattacattttttattttataacaactcAGCTATTATTTGGCTGTTAATTGCAGTTTATGGCTTGGAAGATACGTGTTTTGAAAAGGATTTTATTGCGTGAGAGGTATAAATTTCGCGTAGTTTAAACTTTCGATTACGTCAATTTTAATGGCAAAAATAGTTCCTGAGAtgcagaactttaaaaaaaatataattcacaaCTTA
It encodes:
- the LOC129939753 gene encoding general odorant-binding protein 56a-like; translation: MKSILVIALLAAFAAQSVLAGLTPEQAMEHVTFCKKELNLNDADFKQLVQAKTFADVNEKSKCFFNCFQESEGTLIDGVLQEEKVMDLFIGTVGEKKAREIYDICKKEKGAEKCETAFKLQICYRENGIF